In the Piscinibacter sp. XHJ-5 genome, one interval contains:
- a CDS encoding 2Fe-2S iron-sulfur cluster-binding protein, translating into MTSLTLRVNGREHALAVPASAPLLQVLRNDLGLNGPKYGCGLGECGACLVLVDGVAARSCVIPAGGVAEREITTLEGLGTRDRLHPVQQAFIEAQAAQCGYCLNGMIIATVALLARTPRPSEAQVRAALSHNLCRCGTHVEILQAVERAVELMT; encoded by the coding sequence TTGACGTCGCTGACGCTGCGGGTGAACGGCCGCGAGCACGCGCTGGCGGTGCCGGCCAGCGCGCCGCTGCTGCAGGTGCTGCGCAACGACCTGGGGCTCAACGGACCCAAGTACGGCTGCGGCCTCGGCGAATGCGGCGCCTGCCTGGTGCTGGTCGACGGCGTCGCGGCGCGCTCCTGCGTCATCCCCGCCGGTGGCGTCGCCGAGCGCGAGATCACGACGCTCGAAGGACTGGGCACGCGCGACCGGCTGCACCCGGTGCAGCAGGCCTTCATCGAGGCGCAGGCGGCGCAGTGCGGCTATTGCCTCAACGGGATGATCATCGCGACGGTGGCGCTGCTCGCGCGCACGCCGCGCCCGAGCGAAGCGCAGGTCCGCGCCGCGCTGTCGCACAACCTGTGCCGCTGCGGCACGCATGTGGAGATCCTGCAGGCGGTGGAGCGCGCCGTCGAACTCATGACATGA
- a CDS encoding ABC transporter ATP-binding protein encodes MSRNPPPIAAAVPLLEAHGLCGWYGAAQILFDVDLQVRRGEVVALMGRNGAGKSTTLKALMGLLAKRRGTLTFMGRDISAREPHEVARLGLGFVPEDRRIFTDLTVRENLEVGRQPPRRWPDGSAAPEWTTDALFRLFPNLGEMPDRPGGRMSGGEQQMLTVARTLMGNPYLVLLDEPSEGVAPVIVEQMAQMILQLKAQGVSILLSEQNMHFAELVSDRAYVLEKGQIRYQATMAELAANDEVRRAYLSV; translated from the coding sequence ATGAGCCGCAATCCGCCACCCATCGCGGCCGCCGTGCCGCTGCTCGAGGCGCACGGCCTGTGCGGCTGGTACGGCGCCGCGCAGATCCTGTTCGATGTCGACCTGCAGGTGCGCCGTGGCGAAGTGGTCGCGCTCATGGGCCGCAACGGCGCCGGCAAGTCGACGACGCTGAAGGCGCTGATGGGACTGCTGGCCAAGCGGCGCGGCACGCTGACGTTCATGGGCCGCGACATCTCCGCCAGGGAGCCGCACGAGGTGGCTCGCCTGGGCCTGGGCTTCGTGCCGGAGGACCGGCGCATCTTCACCGACCTCACGGTGCGCGAGAACCTCGAGGTCGGGCGCCAGCCGCCGCGCCGGTGGCCCGACGGCAGCGCGGCGCCGGAGTGGACGACCGATGCGCTGTTCAGGCTCTTTCCGAACCTCGGCGAGATGCCCGACCGCCCGGGCGGCCGCATGAGCGGCGGCGAGCAGCAGATGCTGACCGTCGCGCGCACGCTGATGGGCAATCCGTACCTCGTCCTGCTCGACGAGCCTTCCGAAGGCGTGGCGCCGGTCATCGTGGAGCAGATGGCGCAGATGATCCTGCAGCTCAAGGCGCAGGGCGTCAGCATCCTGCTGTCGGAACAGAACATGCATTTCGCCGAACTGGTATCGGACCGTGCCTATGTGCTGGAGAAGGGGCAGATCCGCTACCAGGCGACGATGGCCGAGCTCGCCGCCAACGACGAGGTGCGGCGGGCGTACCTGAGCGTCTGA
- a CDS encoding Mpo1-like protein, with protein sequence MNVSELLRWQWDGYTRYHGSRFNLLLHIVVVPLFLVGNVVLLAALAQRAWPAALGGAVAMVVSVALQGRGHRAETLPPEPFTGPLNAISRIFLEQWVTFPRFVLSGHWMKAWRHASAS encoded by the coding sequence ATGAACGTGTCAGAACTTCTTCGATGGCAGTGGGATGGCTATACCCGGTACCACGGCTCGCGGTTCAACCTCCTCCTGCACATCGTCGTGGTGCCGCTCTTTCTTGTCGGCAACGTGGTGCTGCTGGCAGCGCTCGCGCAGCGCGCATGGCCGGCAGCGCTCGGCGGGGCGGTGGCCATGGTGGTGTCGGTGGCACTGCAGGGCCGCGGTCATCGGGCGGAGACCCTGCCGCCCGAGCCCTTCACCGGTCCGCTCAACGCGATCTCGCGGATTTTCCTGGAGCAGTGGGTGACCTTCCCCAGGTTCGTGCTGTCCGGCCACTGGATGAAGGCCTGGCGCCACGCGTCGGCCTCCTGA
- a CDS encoding molybdopterin cofactor-binding domain-containing protein, producing MTRRADTPQSRHDFHAANGVLLVWRMPPPAPPVAPGQPAIVPANPAEGPEILVAVWDDGSVTALHGHVDLGTGIRTALAQIAAEELDVALGCVNMVLGDTARAPNQGATIASASIQIHAVPMRQAAATARAWLLHQAADVLQRPAELLDVRHGVVRVRGEPERRVSYADLLRDRHVEVELRTDAELKPPSEYRVVGQSVPRVDIPAKARGETVFVHDMRLAEMLHGRVVRPPYAGVDAGDFVGRTLEAVDEASIAHLPGIVKVVVIGDFVGVVAQREEQAEAAMRELRVAWKPWPGLRPLDDLEQALRAHPSTPRVLVDEGDVDAALAAAAQPMPRTYVWPYQMHASIGPSCALADWQGDRLTVWAGTQNPHVLRADLSRLTGLADTAIEVVRMEAAGCYGRNSADDVAADAALLARAVGRPVRVQLTREQEHAWEPKGAAQLMQIAGGLNDDGSPAAYDFQTSYPSNGAPTLALLLTGTIAPDGAAYQMGDRTAAPPYDYRALRVTANDMPPILRASWLRGVSALPNSFAHESYIDELATAAGVDPVAYRLRHLKDARAAELVRATADRAGWIVHTQPQQQPVHGDIARGQGFAYARYVHSKFPGFASAFAAWVADVEVNRRTGEVHVSRIVVGHDAGLMVNPAGVQQQVHGNVLQTTSRALKERVRTDPDTHAVASREWGSYPILSFREVPVIEVLLMPRPGEPPLGAGESSSVPGTAAIANAIFDATGVRFRQPPFTPEVVRAALNPLPAPPPAATAPAATASMPADAPWPSGKRWWARAGALAAGVLGLGAAALGWRATIAPIARPDTGIYTTATLERGRQLAALGDCAECHTAPGGIRNAGGRDMPTPFGTVTTTNLTPDIETGIGAWSFAAFQRAMREGVSRDGRHLYPAFPYTAFAKTSDDDLMALYAYLMSQPAVRHEAAPTRLAFPFSVRPLMALWNALYLDPAPMSADPSRSALWNRGAYLVNGLGHCGGCHTPRNALGAEQGGTRYLAGAMVEGWEAPPLTALSHAPVPWSEDELFRYLRSGVTRRHGVAAGPMAPVVRELATVPEEDVRAMAHYLASFQPPANDAVAPVGEAWLAPGAAQRLFTSACGACHHDGDGPATFGPNLPLALNSNLHSPRPDNLLRVILEGIREPATREVGFMPAFRDALDDRQVAALAAYMRARFAPGKPAWTSLEEAAARLRGGH from the coding sequence ATGACACGCCGTGCCGACACGCCGCAATCGCGGCACGACTTCCATGCGGCGAACGGCGTGCTGCTCGTGTGGCGCATGCCGCCGCCGGCGCCGCCGGTCGCGCCCGGCCAGCCGGCGATCGTTCCGGCCAATCCCGCCGAGGGGCCCGAGATCCTGGTCGCGGTCTGGGACGACGGCAGCGTGACCGCGCTGCACGGCCATGTGGACCTCGGCACCGGCATCCGCACGGCGCTTGCGCAGATCGCCGCCGAGGAGCTCGACGTGGCGCTCGGCTGCGTGAACATGGTGCTCGGCGACACCGCCCGCGCGCCGAACCAGGGCGCGACCATCGCCAGCGCGTCCATCCAGATCCATGCCGTGCCGATGCGACAGGCCGCGGCGACTGCGCGCGCCTGGCTGCTCCATCAGGCCGCCGACGTGCTGCAGCGCCCGGCCGAGCTGCTCGACGTGCGACACGGCGTGGTGCGCGTGCGGGGCGAGCCCGAACGCCGCGTGAGCTATGCCGATCTGCTGCGCGATCGCCATGTCGAGGTCGAGCTGCGCACCGATGCCGAGCTGAAGCCGCCCTCCGAATACCGCGTGGTCGGCCAGTCGGTGCCGCGCGTGGACATTCCCGCGAAGGCGCGTGGCGAGACCGTCTTCGTCCACGACATGCGGCTTGCGGAGATGCTGCACGGCCGGGTCGTGCGGCCGCCCTATGCCGGCGTCGATGCCGGCGACTTCGTCGGCCGCACGCTGGAGGCGGTCGACGAGGCCTCCATTGCGCACCTGCCGGGCATCGTCAAGGTCGTCGTCATCGGCGACTTCGTCGGGGTGGTCGCCCAGCGCGAGGAGCAGGCGGAGGCCGCGATGCGCGAGCTGCGGGTGGCCTGGAAGCCGTGGCCCGGCCTGCGTCCGCTGGACGACCTGGAGCAGGCGCTGCGCGCCCATCCGTCGACGCCGCGCGTGCTGGTCGACGAAGGCGACGTCGATGCGGCGCTCGCGGCCGCTGCGCAGCCGATGCCGCGCACCTACGTCTGGCCGTACCAGATGCATGCGTCGATCGGGCCGTCGTGCGCGCTGGCCGACTGGCAGGGGGATCGCCTCACCGTCTGGGCCGGCACCCAGAACCCGCACGTGCTTCGCGCGGACCTGTCGCGCCTGACCGGCCTAGCCGACACCGCGATCGAGGTGGTGCGCATGGAGGCGGCCGGCTGCTACGGCCGCAACAGCGCCGACGATGTCGCCGCCGATGCGGCGCTGCTGGCGCGCGCCGTGGGCCGGCCGGTGCGTGTGCAGCTCACCCGGGAGCAGGAGCACGCGTGGGAGCCCAAGGGCGCCGCCCAGCTGATGCAGATCGCCGGCGGCTTGAACGACGACGGCAGCCCGGCGGCCTACGACTTCCAGACTTCGTATCCGTCGAACGGCGCGCCGACGCTGGCGCTGCTGCTCACCGGCACGATCGCGCCCGACGGGGCGGCCTACCAGATGGGCGACCGCACGGCCGCGCCGCCGTACGACTACCGGGCGCTGCGCGTGACCGCGAACGACATGCCGCCGATCCTGCGCGCGTCGTGGCTGCGCGGCGTGTCGGCGCTGCCGAACTCGTTCGCGCACGAGTCGTACATCGACGAGCTGGCGACGGCCGCCGGCGTCGACCCGGTGGCGTACCGGCTGCGCCACCTGAAGGACGCACGCGCCGCCGAGCTCGTGCGCGCCACCGCCGACCGCGCCGGCTGGATCGTGCACACGCAGCCGCAGCAGCAGCCGGTGCACGGCGACATCGCCCGCGGCCAGGGCTTCGCCTATGCCCGCTACGTGCACAGCAAGTTCCCGGGCTTCGCCTCGGCGTTCGCCGCCTGGGTCGCCGATGTCGAAGTGAACCGGCGGACCGGCGAGGTGCATGTGAGCCGCATCGTCGTCGGTCACGACGCGGGGCTGATGGTGAACCCGGCCGGCGTGCAGCAGCAGGTGCACGGCAACGTGCTGCAGACCACGAGCCGGGCGCTCAAGGAGCGCGTGCGCACCGATCCCGACACGCATGCGGTGGCCAGCCGCGAATGGGGCAGCTACCCCATCCTCAGCTTTCGCGAGGTGCCGGTGATCGAGGTGCTGCTGATGCCGCGTCCCGGCGAGCCGCCGCTGGGAGCGGGCGAGTCCTCGTCGGTGCCGGGCACGGCGGCGATCGCCAACGCGATCTTCGACGCGACCGGCGTGCGGTTCCGCCAGCCGCCGTTCACGCCCGAGGTGGTGCGGGCGGCGCTGAATCCGCTGCCGGCACCGCCGCCGGCCGCGACGGCGCCGGCCGCGACGGCGTCCATGCCCGCCGATGCGCCGTGGCCTTCGGGCAAACGCTGGTGGGCCCGCGCCGGCGCGCTCGCCGCCGGGGTGCTCGGCCTGGGCGCCGCCGCGCTCGGCTGGCGAGCCACGATCGCGCCCATCGCCAGGCCCGACACCGGCATCTACACCACTGCGACGCTCGAACGCGGCCGCCAGCTGGCGGCGCTGGGCGACTGCGCCGAGTGCCACACCGCGCCGGGCGGCATCCGCAACGCCGGCGGTCGCGACATGCCCACGCCGTTCGGCACCGTGACGACGACCAATCTCACGCCCGACATCGAGACCGGCATCGGCGCGTGGTCCTTCGCCGCCTTCCAGCGCGCGATGCGCGAAGGCGTCTCGCGCGACGGGCGTCACCTGTACCCGGCGTTCCCGTACACCGCGTTCGCGAAGACCAGCGACGACGACCTGATGGCGCTGTACGCCTACCTGATGTCGCAGCCGGCGGTTCGCCACGAGGCGGCGCCCACACGGCTCGCCTTTCCGTTCAGCGTGCGGCCGCTGATGGCCTTGTGGAACGCGCTGTACCTGGATCCCGCGCCGATGTCCGCGGACCCCTCGCGCTCCGCGCTGTGGAACCGCGGCGCCTACCTCGTCAACGGACTCGGCCACTGCGGCGGCTGCCACACGCCGCGCAACGCACTGGGAGCCGAGCAGGGCGGCACCCGCTACCTCGCCGGCGCCATGGTCGAAGGGTGGGAAGCGCCGCCGCTCACCGCGCTGAGTCATGCGCCCGTGCCGTGGAGCGAGGACGAGCTGTTCCGCTACCTGCGCTCGGGCGTCACGCGGCGGCACGGCGTGGCCGCCGGCCCGATGGCCCCGGTGGTGCGCGAGCTGGCGACCGTGCCCGAGGAAGACGTTCGCGCGATGGCGCACTACCTCGCGTCGTTTCAACCGCCGGCAAACGACGCTGTCGCGCCCGTGGGCGAGGCGTGGCTGGCGCCCGGCGCGGCGCAGCGCCTGTTCACCTCGGCGTGCGGTGCCTGCCACCACGACGGCGACGGTCCGGCGACGTTCGGGCCGAACCTTCCGCTCGCACTCAACAGCAACCTGCACAGCCCGCGACCCGACAACCTGCTGCGCGTGATCCTCGAAGGCATCCGGGAGCCGGCCACGCGGGAGGTCGGCTTCATGCCGGCCTTTCGCGACGCGCTCGACGATCGTCAGGTCGCGGCGCTGGCGGCTTACATGCGGGCGCGGTTCGCGCCGGGAAAGCCGGCGTGGACCTCGCTGGAGGAGGCGGCAGCGCGTCTGCGAGGCGGTCACTGA
- a CDS encoding CaiB/BaiF CoA-transferase family protein, whose protein sequence is MHNDAMPPGALEGVRVIEMGQLIAGPFAGKTLGEFGADVIKIEPPGTGDPLRNWRLIKDGTSVWWQVQSRNKRSIALDLRSAEGQDIARRLIAQADVLIENFRPGTLEGWGLGWDQLSTLNPGLVMLRISGYGQTGPYRDLPGFGAIGEAMGGLRHLTGEPGRVPVRCGISIGDTLAALHGTIGVLTALYHRKVNGGRGQVIDVALHEAVFNVMESLLPEYSAFGAVREPAGSALPGIAPSNAYRCTDGVVLVAGNGDSIFKRLMQTIGRDDLGNDPGLGSNAGRVARVSEIDGAIEAWTQVRAVDDVLQQLGEARVPAGRVYTAKDIAEDPHYRARDMLLKQSTREGYEVDVPGIVPKLLGTPGTVRSSAPRLGDDTDAVLRELGLSVEDVAALRGRKVVS, encoded by the coding sequence ATGCACAACGACGCAATGCCCCCCGGCGCACTCGAAGGCGTGCGCGTCATCGAGATGGGACAGCTGATCGCCGGTCCCTTCGCCGGCAAGACGCTGGGCGAGTTCGGTGCCGACGTGATCAAGATCGAGCCGCCCGGCACGGGCGACCCGCTGCGCAACTGGCGCCTGATCAAGGACGGCACCTCGGTGTGGTGGCAGGTGCAGTCGCGCAACAAGCGGTCCATCGCGCTGGACCTGCGCAGCGCAGAAGGCCAGGACATCGCGCGCCGGCTGATCGCACAGGCCGACGTGCTGATCGAGAACTTCCGCCCCGGCACGCTGGAGGGCTGGGGTCTGGGCTGGGACCAGCTGTCGACGCTGAATCCCGGGCTCGTCATGCTGCGCATCTCGGGCTACGGGCAGACCGGGCCCTACCGCGACCTGCCGGGCTTCGGCGCGATCGGCGAAGCGATGGGCGGCTTGCGCCACCTCACCGGCGAGCCCGGCCGCGTGCCGGTGCGCTGCGGCATTTCCATCGGCGACACGCTGGCCGCCCTGCACGGCACGATCGGCGTGCTGACCGCGCTGTACCACCGCAAGGTCAACGGCGGCCGCGGACAGGTGATCGACGTGGCGCTGCACGAGGCGGTGTTCAACGTGATGGAAAGCCTGCTCCCGGAGTACAGCGCCTTCGGCGCGGTGCGCGAGCCGGCGGGCTCGGCCCTGCCCGGCATCGCGCCGAGCAACGCCTACCGCTGCACCGACGGCGTCGTGCTGGTGGCCGGCAACGGCGACAGCATCTTCAAGCGCCTGATGCAGACGATAGGCCGCGATGACCTGGGCAACGACCCCGGGCTGGGCAGCAACGCGGGACGCGTCGCGCGCGTGAGCGAGATCGACGGCGCGATCGAAGCATGGACGCAGGTGCGCGCCGTGGACGACGTGCTGCAGCAGCTCGGCGAAGCACGCGTGCCGGCCGGCCGCGTGTACACCGCGAAGGACATCGCCGAAGACCCGCACTACCGCGCCCGCGACATGCTGTTGAAGCAGTCGACGCGCGAAGGCTACGAGGTCGACGTGCCGGGCATCGTGCCCAAGCTGCTCGGCACGCCGGGCACGGTGCGCTCGTCGGCACCGCGGCTGGGCGACGACACCGATGCGGTGCTGCGCGAGCTGGGACTTTCCGTGGAAGACGTTGCCGCGCTGCGCGGCAGAAAGGTGGTGTCATGA
- a CDS encoding oxygenase MpaB family protein, producing the protein MSALWLPAPLHRRIEASVRAMLQPQGSAPESFESPAWEQALVPPDSVSWQLFKNPTALFIGGVAAVILELAEPRVRTGVWEHTTFRERPVERLQRTALAAMMTVYGPRSRTEAMIASVVRRHEHIAGVTPAGEPYRASDPTLLRWVHATAAFGIAEATHAYVRPLARRERDRLYAEGRTAARLYGADGAPTSQDELDHFLAAMQRRLEPSDIVFDFLRILRHAPALPATARPLQGLLIRAAVDITPPWVRTRLGLDESHGLRSWQRPVVIALAQASDRLVMTSSPAVQACRRLGLPDDFLYDRSAPSPENARGPG; encoded by the coding sequence ATGTCCGCCTTGTGGCTGCCCGCCCCGCTGCATCGGCGCATCGAAGCCTCGGTGCGCGCGATGCTGCAGCCGCAGGGCAGCGCTCCCGAATCCTTCGAGTCGCCGGCGTGGGAGCAGGCGCTGGTGCCGCCCGATTCGGTGTCGTGGCAGCTGTTCAAGAACCCGACGGCGCTGTTCATCGGCGGCGTGGCCGCGGTGATCCTCGAGCTCGCCGAGCCGCGCGTGCGCACCGGCGTGTGGGAGCACACGACGTTTCGCGAGCGGCCCGTCGAGCGGCTGCAGCGCACCGCCCTCGCCGCGATGATGACGGTCTACGGCCCGCGCAGCCGCACCGAGGCGATGATCGCGTCGGTGGTGCGTCGGCACGAGCACATCGCGGGGGTCACGCCGGCCGGCGAGCCGTACCGTGCCAGCGACCCCACGCTGCTGCGCTGGGTGCATGCCACCGCGGCCTTCGGCATCGCCGAGGCAACGCACGCCTACGTGCGACCTCTGGCCCGCCGCGAACGTGATCGTCTCTATGCCGAAGGACGCACCGCCGCACGCCTGTATGGCGCGGATGGCGCGCCCACCTCGCAGGACGAGCTCGATCACTTCCTGGCCGCGATGCAGCGGCGGCTGGAGCCGTCGGACATCGTGTTCGACTTCCTGCGGATTCTTCGCCACGCACCGGCATTGCCGGCGACGGCGCGGCCCCTGCAAGGGCTGCTGATACGCGCCGCGGTCGACATCACGCCGCCATGGGTGCGCACGCGATTGGGGCTGGACGAGTCGCACGGCCTGCGATCGTGGCAGCGGCCTGTCGTGATCGCGCTGGCGCAGGCCAGCGACCGGCTGGTGATGACCTCGAGTCCGGCGGTTCAGGCTTGCCGGCGGCTCGGCCTGCCCGACGATTTCCTGTACGACCGTTCGGCCCCGTCTCCCGAAAACGCGAGAGGGCCGGGGTGA
- the pncA gene encoding bifunctional nicotinamidase/pyrazinamidase, translated as MQRRTLMTALLAGAALPWRAFAAPVKPDAQSALIVVDVQNCFVTGGTLPVKQGEDVVPVINRLAKAFENVVITQDWHTKGHASFASTHGGKKPFETTRLSYGTQVLWPDHCVQGTPDAALHKDLDIPHAQLIVRKGFHPKVDSYSAFEEADRKTPTGLGGYLKQRGIKRVFVTGLATDFCVAWTAMDARKQGLETYVIEDATRAIDLNGSLAAAWKQMTAKGVRRIQSADIAVAA; from the coding sequence ATGCAGCGCAGAACCCTGATGACCGCCTTGCTTGCCGGGGCAGCCTTGCCGTGGCGTGCCTTCGCCGCCCCGGTCAAGCCCGATGCCCAGTCGGCACTCATCGTCGTCGACGTGCAGAACTGCTTCGTCACCGGCGGCACGCTGCCGGTGAAGCAGGGCGAGGACGTGGTGCCGGTCATCAACAGGCTCGCCAAGGCATTCGAGAACGTCGTCATCACCCAGGACTGGCACACCAAGGGCCATGCGTCCTTCGCCAGCACGCACGGCGGCAAGAAGCCGTTCGAGACGACCAGGCTGAGCTACGGCACGCAGGTGCTGTGGCCCGACCATTGCGTGCAAGGCACGCCCGACGCGGCGCTGCACAAGGATCTCGACATCCCGCATGCGCAACTCATCGTGCGCAAGGGCTTCCATCCCAAGGTCGACAGCTATTCGGCCTTCGAGGAGGCCGATCGCAAGACGCCCACCGGCCTCGGCGGCTACCTCAAGCAGCGCGGCATCAAGCGCGTCTTCGTCACCGGCCTGGCGACCGATTTCTGCGTCGCCTGGACCGCCATGGATGCGCGCAAGCAGGGCCTGGAGACCTACGTGATCGAGGATGCGACGCGCGCGATCGATCTGAACGGCTCGCTCGCCGCCGCCTGGAAGCAGATGACGGCCAAGGGCGTCCGGCGCATCCAGTCGGCGGACATCGCGGTGGCGGCTTGA
- a CDS encoding hydroxymethylglutaryl-CoA lyase — protein sequence MSGQRIHMQEVGPRDGLQVESAFVPTEDKIALVDALSDAGLAKIEVTAFVSPQAIPALRDAEVVLREIRRRPGVVYSALVPNVRGAQRAIESRADELNLVMSASETHNLANLRMTREQSFAGLGEVAGIATQAGVPVNVSLSCSFGCPMEGDVPDAEVLAWCERFIDRLGARGVTLCDTTGMAYPPQVAALTRAFRERWPDTELTLHFHNTRGLGLANVLAAIEAGADRFDASIGGIGGCPYAPGATGNVCSEDIVHALELMGHATGVDLARLIEAARRLPSLIGHDIPSQIVKAGRRLDLHPRPADFEQIRQRALARDA from the coding sequence ATGAGCGGGCAGAGGATTCACATGCAGGAGGTCGGCCCGCGCGACGGGCTGCAGGTCGAGTCGGCGTTCGTGCCGACCGAGGACAAGATCGCGCTGGTCGATGCGCTGTCCGACGCCGGCCTCGCGAAGATCGAGGTGACGGCCTTCGTCTCCCCGCAGGCCATACCCGCGCTGCGCGATGCCGAGGTGGTGCTGCGCGAGATCCGGCGGCGTCCCGGCGTGGTGTACAGCGCGCTGGTCCCCAACGTGCGCGGCGCACAGCGCGCGATCGAATCGCGGGCCGACGAGCTGAACCTGGTGATGTCGGCCAGCGAGACCCACAACCTCGCCAACCTGCGCATGACGCGCGAGCAGTCCTTCGCAGGCCTGGGCGAGGTCGCCGGCATCGCCACGCAGGCCGGCGTGCCGGTCAACGTGTCGCTGTCGTGCAGCTTCGGCTGCCCGATGGAAGGCGACGTTCCCGACGCCGAGGTGCTCGCATGGTGCGAGCGCTTCATCGACCGGCTGGGCGCACGCGGCGTGACCTTGTGCGACACCACCGGCATGGCCTACCCGCCGCAGGTGGCCGCGCTGACCCGCGCCTTTCGCGAGCGCTGGCCCGACACCGAACTCACGCTGCACTTCCACAACACGCGGGGGCTCGGCCTGGCCAACGTGCTCGCGGCCATCGAGGCCGGCGCCGACCGTTTCGATGCATCGATCGGCGGCATCGGCGGCTGCCCGTACGCGCCCGGCGCCACCGGCAATGTCTGCAGCGAGGACATCGTGCATGCGCTCGAGCTGATGGGCCATGCCACCGGGGTCGACCTGGCGCGGCTCATCGAGGCCGCGCGCCGACTGCCTTCGCTGATAGGCCACGACATTCCGAGCCAGATCGTCAAGGCGGGACGGCGTCTCGACCTGCACCCGCGCCCCGCCGACTTCGAACAGATTCGCCAGCGAGCGCTCGCGCGCGACGCCTGA
- a CDS encoding tripartite tricarboxylate transporter substrate binding protein codes for MKPHRIRRIAIAAAAAALAGLAAAQGGFPSKPITLIVPAAPGGTTDIAARMLADPLGKALGQTVVVDNRAGASGALAAVAVKRAEADGHTLLMQYSGYHVITPHVTKQAAQWTPDDLRPVANVLSAPQVIVVREGLPVKTLAELVAYAKANPGKLTYASSGNGSLQHVTGAMLEQQAGIQLTHIPYKGTGPALQDLLGAQVDMTFGTPPPFMQFIQQGKVRALAVTGHARLASLPNVPTAAEAGLPRLDASSWFGVFAPAKTPQPVIDRLSEEIRKVMATPSFQQKAAEQGASADFMGPQKFGEYSKAELARWGQVVKASKIEAD; via the coding sequence ATGAAACCCCATCGCATTCGCCGCATCGCCATCGCCGCCGCGGCGGCGGCCCTCGCCGGCCTGGCTGCCGCGCAGGGCGGCTTTCCGAGCAAACCGATCACGCTGATCGTGCCGGCCGCGCCCGGCGGCACGACCGACATCGCCGCGCGCATGCTGGCCGACCCGCTGGGCAAGGCGCTGGGGCAGACGGTGGTGGTCGACAACCGCGCCGGCGCCAGCGGCGCCCTGGCCGCGGTGGCGGTCAAGCGCGCCGAGGCCGATGGACACACGCTGCTGATGCAGTACTCGGGCTACCACGTCATCACGCCGCACGTCACCAAGCAGGCGGCTCAATGGACGCCGGACGACCTGCGCCCGGTCGCCAACGTGCTCAGCGCGCCGCAGGTGATCGTCGTGCGCGAGGGCCTGCCGGTGAAGACGCTTGCGGAGCTGGTCGCGTATGCCAAGGCCAATCCCGGCAAGCTGACCTATGCGTCGTCGGGCAACGGCTCGCTGCAGCACGTGACCGGCGCCATGCTCGAGCAGCAGGCCGGCATCCAGCTCACGCACATTCCGTACAAGGGCACCGGCCCGGCCCTGCAGGACCTGCTGGGCGCGCAGGTCGACATGACCTTCGGCACGCCGCCGCCGTTCATGCAGTTCATCCAGCAGGGCAAGGTGCGAGCGCTCGCGGTGACGGGCCACGCCCGGCTCGCCTCGCTGCCGAACGTGCCCACCGCCGCCGAGGCCGGCTTGCCGCGGCTGGACGCGTCGTCATGGTTCGGCGTCTTCGCACCGGCCAAGACCCCGCAGCCGGTGATCGACCGGCTCAGCGAAGAGATTCGCAAGGTGATGGCCACGCCGTCCTTCCAGCAGAAGGCCGCCGAGCAGGGCGCGAGCGCGGACTTCATGGGTCCACAGAAGTTCGGGGAGTACAGCAAGGCCGAGCTCGCGCGCTGGGGACAGGTGGTGAAGGCCTCGAAGATCGAGGCGGATTGA
- a CDS encoding VOC family protein encodes MAPPLLGFDHIHVFVTDRAAAEAWYASVMGLARTPELEFWTEDGGPLTLQDPGNTVHIALFERPHQKNRATVALRVSAQAFAEWRRHLASFPEVGVSLQDHAVSLSLYFSDPDGNPYEITTYEYAAAKAP; translated from the coding sequence ATGGCACCACCGCTCCTCGGCTTCGACCACATCCACGTCTTCGTGACGGACCGCGCGGCCGCAGAAGCCTGGTACGCCAGCGTGATGGGGCTCGCACGAACGCCTGAACTCGAGTTCTGGACCGAGGACGGCGGCCCGTTGACGCTGCAGGATCCCGGCAACACGGTTCATATCGCCCTGTTCGAACGGCCCCACCAGAAGAACCGGGCCACCGTTGCGCTGCGCGTCAGCGCGCAGGCCTTCGCCGAGTGGCGCCGCCACCTCGCCTCGTTTCCGGAAGTCGGCGTGTCCCTGCAAGACCACGCGGTGTCCCTGTCGCTGTACTTCAGCGACCCGGACGGCAATCCGTACGAGATCACCACCTACGAATACGCAGCGGCAAAGGCGCCTTGA